One genomic region from Jilunia laotingensis encodes:
- a CDS encoding SusC/RagA family TonB-linked outer membrane protein, translated as MKQVNLRIYQMILPMLFGLFLSLGAYAQQISVRGHVKDVAGEPIIGANVVVKGTTNGAITDLDGNFVLNAPQNSVISITFIGYKPVEVKAAPSVIVTLEDDSQVLDAVVVIGYGTVKKNDMTGSVTAIKPDKLNRGLTTTASDMITGKIAGVNVTSDGGAPGGGATIRVRGGSSLSASNNPLIVIDGLPIDNEGIKGVSNPLSSINPNDIETFTVLKDASATAIYGSRASNGVIIITTKKGEKGARPRVTYDGNVSISTKVNEIEVMNADQYRDFVISSFGEESGAAQLLGKANTNWSDEIFRTAVGTDHNVTVSGGLKNMPYRVSFGYTNQNGILKTSNFERYTGSISLNPSLFDNHLNINLNAKGMIANSRFADTGAIGAALNFDPTQPVMNGNSKYGGYFAWENPTSGEFISIATKNPVSMLEQKKDEANSKNLVANAQFDYKFHFLPDLRANLNLGMDLATGTQDTYYPKESPIGYIENGKTGYETIDKYNLLLDFYLQYSKDFNENHHFDVMAGYSWQHFHRTKENAYNNLNNSNPTSYNFKTESYLVSFFGRLNYSFKNRYLVTATLRNDGTSRFSKDNRWGLFPSVALGWRLKEEAFLADVDAVSDLKLRLGYGITGQQDIQQGDYPYMATYMSGLDGAYYQFGDNRQVPISRPNGYNPDLKWEQTTTWNAGLDFGFVNNRITAALDYYYRETKDLINVIDVPSGTNFTNRIVSNIGSLKNQGVELSINAKAISTKDWMWDLGFNVSWNDTEITKLTAQDDAATIVPVGYIDGGTGTMVQAQGVGHAANSFYVYQQVYDKDGKPIEGQYVDRNGDGQVNENDKYFYKKPAADVTMGFTSKLIYKNWDLSFSLRANINNYVYNNVASFNAPIGEGWVNNKGYLSNRPFSAFDTNFQDMNVLSDYYVQNASFLRCDNITLGYTFKKLFKAIDGRVYGTVQNPFVITKYKGLDPEVANATDKTFGIDKNVYPRPLVGIIGLSLNF; from the coding sequence ATGAAGCAAGTTAATCTTAGAATCTATCAAATGATTCTGCCCATGTTATTTGGGCTTTTCTTGTCGTTAGGCGCTTATGCACAGCAGATCTCTGTAAGGGGACATGTGAAAGATGTAGCGGGCGAACCTATCATTGGTGCGAATGTAGTGGTAAAAGGTACTACTAATGGTGCGATTACCGATCTGGATGGTAATTTTGTTCTTAATGCTCCTCAAAATTCGGTTATTTCTATCACTTTTATCGGTTATAAACCTGTGGAAGTAAAAGCTGCTCCCTCGGTGATAGTTACTCTTGAGGATGATTCCCAAGTGTTGGACGCTGTAGTGGTGATCGGTTACGGTACGGTGAAAAAGAACGATATGACCGGTTCCGTAACAGCCATCAAGCCGGATAAATTGAATCGTGGGTTGACTACCACTGCATCGGATATGATTACCGGTAAGATTGCTGGTGTCAATGTGACGTCTGACGGTGGTGCCCCCGGTGGTGGTGCGACAATTCGCGTCCGTGGAGGTTCTTCACTTTCTGCAAGCAACAATCCTCTGATCGTAATCGATGGGCTTCCTATCGATAATGAAGGAATTAAGGGCGTTTCCAATCCCTTGAGTTCTATCAATCCGAACGATATCGAGACATTTACCGTGTTGAAAGATGCTTCTGCTACGGCTATTTACGGATCACGTGCTTCTAACGGTGTCATTATCATCACCACTAAGAAGGGCGAAAAGGGTGCCCGTCCGCGCGTAACATATGATGGCAATGTATCAATCAGTACGAAAGTGAATGAAATAGAAGTGATGAATGCGGATCAATACCGTGATTTTGTCATCTCTTCATTTGGCGAAGAGTCCGGTGCTGCCCAATTGCTCGGAAAGGCTAATACCAATTGGTCGGATGAAATATTCAGAACGGCCGTAGGTACCGATCACAACGTAACCGTTTCGGGTGGTCTGAAAAATATGCCTTACCGTGTGTCTTTCGGTTATACAAATCAGAACGGTATCCTTAAGACTTCCAATTTCGAACGTTATACAGGTTCTATCAGTTTGAACCCGAGTCTTTTTGATAATCATTTGAACATCAACCTGAATGCGAAAGGTATGATTGCAAATTCACGATTTGCGGATACCGGTGCAATCGGTGCAGCTCTGAACTTCGACCCGACACAGCCGGTGATGAATGGTAATTCTAAATATGGAGGCTATTTTGCTTGGGAAAATCCGACAAGTGGAGAGTTTATTTCCATCGCAACGAAGAACCCGGTATCTATGCTTGAGCAAAAGAAAGATGAGGCCAACTCCAAGAATTTGGTAGCCAATGCACAGTTTGATTATAAATTCCATTTCCTGCCCGACTTGAGAGCTAACTTGAATTTGGGTATGGACTTGGCAACCGGTACGCAAGACACCTATTATCCGAAAGAATCTCCTATCGGTTATATTGAAAACGGTAAAACCGGTTATGAAACGATTGATAAATATAATTTGCTTTTAGACTTTTATCTTCAGTATTCCAAGGATTTCAATGAGAACCACCATTTCGATGTTATGGCAGGTTATTCATGGCAACACTTCCATCGGACAAAAGAGAATGCCTATAACAATCTGAACAATTCGAATCCGACCTCATATAATTTTAAAACAGAAAGTTACCTGGTTTCTTTCTTCGGACGTTTGAACTATTCATTTAAAAACAGATATTTGGTTACGGCTACTCTTCGTAATGATGGAACTTCGCGTTTCTCCAAAGACAATCGTTGGGGATTGTTCCCTTCTGTAGCTTTGGGATGGAGATTGAAAGAAGAAGCTTTCTTGGCCGATGTTGATGCCGTTTCTGATTTGAAGCTGCGTTTAGGCTATGGTATCACAGGACAACAGGACATTCAGCAGGGAGATTATCCGTATATGGCTACTTACATGTCGGGACTGGATGGTGCTTACTATCAGTTCGGTGATAACAGACAGGTGCCTATCTCACGTCCGAATGGTTACAACCCCGATTTGAAGTGGGAGCAAACAACCACTTGGAATGCCGGATTGGATTTTGGATTCGTAAATAACCGGATTACTGCTGCTTTGGATTACTATTATCGTGAAACAAAAGATTTGATTAACGTGATCGATGTTCCTTCCGGTACTAACTTTACCAATCGTATTGTCAGCAATATCGGTTCATTGAAAAATCAAGGTGTCGAACTGTCTATCAATGCAAAAGCTATTTCAACGAAAGACTGGATGTGGGATTTAGGTTTCAATGTTTCATGGAATGATACGGAAATTACCAAGTTGACAGCGCAGGACGATGCGGCAACGATTGTCCCTGTCGGATATATCGATGGTGGTACCGGTACGATGGTTCAGGCTCAGGGCGTAGGACACGCGGCTAATTCATTCTATGTATACCAACAAGTGTACGATAAAGACGGCAAGCCGATCGAAGGCCAGTATGTCGACCGCAATGGTGATGGTCAAGTAAATGAGAACGATAAATATTTCTATAAAAAGCCTGCTGCCGATGTTACCATGGGCTTCACTTCCAAACTTATTTATAAGAATTGGGACTTGAGTTTCTCACTGCGTGCAAACATTAATAACTATGTATATAATAATGTAGCTTCCTTCAATGCCCCAATCGGTGAAGGATGGGTTAACAATAAGGGATATTTGTCTAACAGGCCGTTCTCTGCTTTTGATACGAACTTCCAGGATATGAACGTGCTTTCTGATTATTATGTACAGAATGCTTCCTTCCTTCGTTGTGACAACATCACATTGGGGTATACGTTCAAGAAATTGTTCAAGGCTATCGACGGCCGTGTTTATGGAACGGTTCAGAATCCTTTTGTAATTACTAAATATAAAGGTTTGGATCCGGAGGTAGCTAATGCAACTGATAAGACTTTCGGTATCGATAAAAACGTATATCCACGTCCATTGGTCGGTATAATCGGTTTAAGCCTTAACTTTTAA
- a CDS encoding RagB/SusD family nutrient uptake outer membrane protein, with the protein MKTRFFKYILPALSLALTVNLTSCVGDLDVSPIDPNIDVYFNQDANFAKIYAGLAITGNQGPAGQPDIADTDEGASGLMRMMFNINELSTDEAICAWTGDTDVFPLNYTRFTASNGVVLNMFNRLYIQIAQCNNFLIQTEGISDDKTALQRAEVRFIRALDYYYLVDLYGNVPFVDEVTGIGAYIPERITRTDLFNYIVKELKEIEPVMKAPRTNEYGRADQAAVWMLLSRLYLNAEVYTGTPNWTDAATYAKKVMDAGYVLEPKYEDMFKADNDKSTEMVMPICFDGVYARSWSGMFFVCSFITGDMDSEANFGTVEAWGGNRARVALVKKFAQDGNLANVKDERAMFWTENRTLEIEKPSEFTEGYSITKFKNVTKDGKIGSDPNKQFPDMDFPLFRLAEANLTFAEATLRAGGSKTDALKAVNDLRKRAKATEITESQLTLDFLLDEKAREFYFEAQRRVDLIRFNKYTSNYTWDWKGGSPEGVSVSNYLTLLPIPVAQLAANSNLIQNPGYNN; encoded by the coding sequence ATGAAAACAAGATTCTTTAAATATATTTTGCCGGCACTGTCACTGGCTTTGACGGTCAATCTAACGTCCTGTGTCGGAGACCTCGATGTTTCCCCTATCGATCCTAATATAGATGTCTATTTTAATCAGGATGCCAACTTTGCTAAAATTTATGCCGGATTGGCTATCACCGGAAACCAAGGGCCTGCCGGTCAACCGGATATTGCCGATACAGATGAAGGTGCTTCTGGTCTGATGCGAATGATGTTCAATATCAATGAACTTTCTACAGATGAAGCAATTTGTGCATGGACAGGAGATACAGATGTATTTCCGTTGAATTATACCAGATTTACCGCTTCTAATGGTGTTGTGCTGAATATGTTCAACCGTTTGTATATACAAATCGCTCAATGTAATAACTTCTTGATCCAAACTGAAGGCATTTCCGATGATAAAACTGCTTTGCAGCGTGCTGAAGTCCGTTTTATACGTGCATTGGACTATTATTACTTGGTCGATCTTTACGGTAATGTTCCTTTTGTGGACGAAGTGACAGGTATCGGTGCGTATATTCCCGAGAGAATTACACGTACTGATCTGTTCAATTATATAGTGAAAGAGTTGAAAGAGATAGAACCGGTAATGAAAGCTCCGCGTACCAACGAGTATGGTCGTGCCGATCAAGCTGCTGTTTGGATGCTACTTTCACGTCTGTATCTGAATGCCGAAGTTTATACCGGTACTCCCAATTGGACGGATGCCGCTACATATGCTAAAAAGGTAATGGATGCAGGATATGTTTTGGAACCGAAATACGAAGATATGTTCAAGGCAGATAATGATAAGTCGACTGAAATGGTGATGCCGATCTGTTTCGATGGTGTCTATGCTCGTTCATGGAGTGGAATGTTCTTCGTTTGCAGCTTCATTACTGGTGACATGGATTCGGAAGCCAATTTCGGTACGGTTGAGGCTTGGGGTGGAAACCGCGCCCGGGTTGCATTAGTAAAGAAGTTCGCTCAAGACGGCAATTTGGCCAATGTCAAAGATGAACGTGCTATGTTTTGGACAGAGAACCGTACGCTGGAAATTGAAAAGCCTAGTGAATTTACAGAAGGATACTCAATTACCAAGTTTAAGAACGTGACGAAAGATGGAAAAATCGGTAGTGATCCGAATAAGCAATTCCCGGATATGGATTTCCCGTTGTTCCGTTTGGCAGAGGCTAACTTGACTTTCGCTGAGGCTACCTTAAGAGCCGGTGGCAGTAAAACCGATGCACTAAAAGCTGTGAATGATTTGCGTAAACGAGCCAAAGCTACAGAAATTACCGAATCTCAATTGACATTGGATTTTCTTTTGGATGAGAAAGCGCGTGAGTTCTATTTTGAAGCACAGCGCCGTGTTGACCTGATCCGGTTCAATAAATACACATCCAATTACACTTGGGATTGGAAAGGTGGTTCTCCCGAAGGTGTTTCAGTTTCCAACTATCTGACATTATTACCAATTCCCGTGGCTCAGTTGGCTGCTAATTCAAACCTGATTCAGAACCCGGGATATAATAATTAA
- a CDS encoding SusF/SusE family outer membrane protein, protein MKKLNIIMLLLLGMFFIVSCDSDRDSNPTLQQPTTFVLNTPAYATSNVYDLENSQSIELTCSQPDYGYTAAVTYAVQVSLVNDFETEGAYDVLPSTYFTAKMDVNASELAVVATELSGQPEENFPIITKIYIRLKAALGNGAGVTYSNSIELTKVRLHYALDPVVPPTNMYINGSFVDWDWAKAVEMVPTHSNPGTFWGIVYIPEGAEFKLNSSKSWDGQPIGVNATLNDNAGAGLSGEDNIKVSNGGWYQLTVYTTITGRELTYTVNFDAPNIYSTGDPAGGFDTFDETRLFTVPADADGEFVSPAFVADGEMRMCIKLADIDWWKTEFIILDGKIEYRGTGDDQTRVNVKAGQKAYLKFSDGTGHVE, encoded by the coding sequence ATGAAAAAGCTAAATATAATAATGTTGCTGCTTTTGGGAATGTTCTTCATCGTTTCCTGTGATTCTGACAGAGATTCGAATCCGACTTTACAGCAACCCACAACTTTCGTTTTGAATACTCCGGCTTATGCTACTTCAAACGTTTATGATTTGGAAAATTCGCAATCTATCGAATTGACATGTTCACAACCGGATTATGGTTATACGGCTGCCGTTACCTATGCAGTGCAAGTTTCTTTGGTTAATGACTTTGAAACGGAAGGGGCATATGATGTTCTTCCCAGTACGTATTTCACAGCTAAGATGGATGTAAATGCTAGTGAATTAGCAGTGGTTGCTACAGAACTTTCCGGACAACCGGAAGAAAATTTTCCTATCATAACGAAAATTTATATCCGGTTAAAGGCAGCTTTGGGAAATGGAGCAGGCGTGACTTATTCAAATTCAATTGAGCTTACTAAAGTTCGTTTGCACTATGCGCTTGATCCTGTAGTACCACCGACCAACATGTATATTAATGGTTCATTTGTTGATTGGGATTGGGCGAAAGCTGTTGAAATGGTGCCCACACATAGTAATCCTGGTACATTCTGGGGTATTGTTTATATTCCCGAAGGTGCAGAATTTAAATTAAATAGTTCTAAGAGCTGGGATGGGCAACCGATTGGCGTCAATGCAACTCTGAATGATAATGCAGGAGCAGGTTTAAGCGGTGAAGACAATATCAAAGTAAGCAATGGCGGATGGTATCAATTGACTGTATATACGACAATTACCGGACGTGAGCTTACTTACACTGTAAACTTTGATGCACCTAATATTTATTCTACGGGTGATCCTGCCGGAGGATTTGATACATTCGATGAAACTCGCTTGTTTACAGTTCCAGCAGATGCCGATGGAGAATTTGTTTCTCCTGCTTTCGTTGCCGATGGTGAAATGCGTATGTGCATTAAGCTTGCCGACATCGATTGGTGGAAGACTGAGTTCATCATTTTGGACGGCAAAATCGAATATCGTGGCACTGGAGATGACCAGACACGTGTCAATGTGAAAGCCGGACAAAAAGCTTATCTGAAATTCTCCGATGGAACCGGACATGTGGAATAA
- a CDS encoding Outer membrane protein SusF domain-containing protein: MKKINIYAMLILAASFIGCTEDFNKDVAAPQSWDQEEAAPGMSFSATAVDAIDLNSIDSDSILFSTFTAPKMNDGVTLSKYDVLLDGKKTLAVSSEGKVNVSELQAAVEEIYGKRPEKRVMEGVVTAYVEKDGQVFRLPSETIEMAVTPKAPFIDSAYYLIGNMNDWNEDPATLIKLGHSDKDVYDDPIFSVAVEVPESCYWKVIPQKNIDAGKIYDDGVLGCAINGDTSEEGKLITENPGAMMIEDAGWVIITLNMLEYTYSIKPLDASPYMYVAGNHQGWAPATAPIVYSTDFINYRGFINLDGEFKLCSERSWDGTNYGAGAEEGKLSTDPTAGNLSVTAGLYYLNANINTLTWTADKIETMGVIGDATANGWDASTPMEYDKDKVEFTVVTTLKPGGFKFRANNDWAVNLGGTLSNLEFNSNDNIPFDGEEGTYKITLSLANADNWNATVVKQ, translated from the coding sequence ATGAAAAAAATAAATATATATGCGATGTTGATTCTGGCAGCCTCTTTTATAGGCTGCACAGAAGACTTCAATAAAGATGTTGCAGCTCCGCAATCTTGGGATCAGGAAGAAGCTGCACCGGGCATGTCGTTTTCTGCTACCGCAGTTGATGCTATTGACTTGAATTCTATAGATTCTGATTCTATATTGTTTAGTACTTTTACAGCACCAAAAATGAATGATGGAGTCACGTTAAGTAAGTATGATGTACTGTTGGATGGTAAAAAAACATTAGCCGTATCATCCGAAGGAAAAGTTAATGTCAGTGAGTTACAGGCAGCCGTAGAAGAAATTTATGGCAAGCGCCCTGAAAAACGTGTCATGGAGGGAGTTGTAACTGCTTATGTGGAAAAAGATGGTCAAGTCTTTCGTTTGCCTTCAGAAACAATCGAAATGGCTGTTACACCGAAAGCTCCGTTTATTGATTCTGCTTATTATTTGATTGGTAACATGAATGATTGGAATGAGGATCCGGCTACGTTGATAAAGTTAGGGCATAGTGACAAGGATGTATACGATGACCCCATATTCTCTGTGGCTGTTGAGGTTCCCGAGTCATGCTATTGGAAAGTAATACCTCAAAAAAATATCGATGCTGGTAAAATCTACGATGACGGTGTGCTAGGTTGTGCTATCAATGGAGATACTTCCGAGGAAGGAAAATTGATAACTGAAAATCCGGGTGCAATGATGATAGAAGATGCCGGTTGGGTGATAATTACTCTGAACATGCTGGAATATACTTATAGCATTAAGCCGCTCGATGCAAGTCCGTACATGTATGTAGCAGGTAATCATCAGGGATGGGCACCTGCCACTGCGCCTATCGTTTATTCAACAGACTTTATAAATTATCGTGGATTTATAAATCTGGACGGTGAGTTTAAATTATGTTCCGAACGTAGTTGGGATGGCACTAATTACGGTGCGGGTGCCGAAGAAGGTAAGCTTTCGACAGATCCGACTGCCGGTAATCTTTCAGTAACTGCTGGTTTATATTATTTGAACGCTAATATCAATACTTTGACTTGGACTGCCGATAAGATCGAAACCATGGGAGTGATAGGAGATGCCACCGCCAATGGCTGGGACGCTTCAACTCCGATGGAATACGATAAGGACAAAGTTGAATTTACGGTTGTAACCACATTGAAACCGGGTGGATTTAAGTTCCGCGCTAATAATGACTGGGCAGTAAATTTGGGAGGTACATTAAGCAATTTGGAATTTAACAGTAATGATAATATACCTTTTGATGGAGAAGAAGGTACTTATAAGATTACTCTTTCACTTGCTAATGCAGATAATTGGAATGCAACAGTGGTAAAGCAATAA
- a CDS encoding alpha-amylase family glycosyl hydrolase, protein MRRFYTLFTLLCLALFLKAQIVTTTPEFPVPGGVVSVVFDATQGNKGLMGYTGDVYAHTGVITNLSTGDKDWRYAPDWGDNSEKYKMKSLGNNKWQLDITPDIRTYYNISDGEIIKKMAFVFRSGDKSKEGKGEGGTDIFVAVYADGISVRMDEPVDDVVSVGENVSMKATASVVSSMKLYLNDKVVASKDNAKEISCSYTFSDPGNYVLKAEATADGKTATDTRTLSVLGGSVEEKLPEGVQAGANYINDTEVTLVLFAPKKSTVHVKGDFTDWKISKDYQMKKDGDNFWITLKNLEPQKEYFFQYVVDGAIIVADPYSEKISDVYDQYITEDTYPGLADYPTGKTEGPVTVIQTGQKKYEWEIKNFKSVDRSNLVIYEMLFRDFTDSSNINGALEKLDYLKGLGVTAVELMPCQEFSGNDSWGYNPNFYFAMDKAYGTTDMYKQFIDECHKRGLAVILDVVYNQADQEMPYVKMYFDGTNPTKDNPFFNVTAPHPYSVFYDFNHESEYTKAFVKRNLKFLLEEFNLDGFRFDLTKGFTNKQSSESTAGNFDQSRIDILKGYNAAVKAVNPNAYVILEHFCAVSEENVLAEDGMMLWRNMNSAFRESAKGNAADFSGLYADGQSMPKESLVGFMESHDEERMGYMTGLSLTPRLKQLVCNAAFALVVPGPKMIWQFGEMGYDVSIEYNGRTGKKPTHWEYLEDSKRKVLYDTYCKLLALRQSYPDLFTSSVALTMKVGTDNWSNRYLMLSKDDKHIVLVGNLGKSASDDSYQFPVAGTWYNLMDESTIEVSSATAQVPLSAHEFRLYTNFKPVLTGVEENIAALEQFSAYYDQQRDELVIDGEAARVEIFTISGMMVQRQDNVSILGLSVLPSGNYIARIVMNDGAVSSCKIIK, encoded by the coding sequence ATGAGAAGATTTTATACTCTGTTTACACTTTTGTGTCTTGCCCTCTTTCTGAAGGCACAGATTGTGACTACAACACCGGAATTTCCTGTTCCGGGAGGGGTGGTAAGCGTCGTTTTTGATGCGACTCAAGGAAATAAAGGGTTAATGGGATACACGGGAGATGTATATGCACATACCGGTGTGATTACTAATTTGAGTACGGGTGACAAAGACTGGAGATATGCACCGGATTGGGGTGATAACAGTGAGAAGTATAAGATGAAGTCCCTTGGTAATAATAAGTGGCAATTGGATATTACGCCCGATATACGTACTTATTATAATATTTCCGATGGAGAAATCATTAAGAAGATGGCTTTTGTGTTCCGTAGCGGAGATAAGTCAAAAGAAGGAAAAGGAGAGGGTGGAACTGACATATTTGTCGCAGTTTACGCTGACGGAATAAGTGTTCGTATGGATGAACCGGTGGACGATGTGGTTTCGGTCGGGGAAAATGTCTCGATGAAGGCAACAGCTTCCGTAGTATCCTCGATGAAGCTTTATCTGAATGATAAGGTGGTGGCATCAAAAGATAATGCGAAAGAGATTTCCTGCAGCTACACATTCTCTGATCCCGGCAACTATGTGCTAAAAGCAGAAGCTACGGCAGATGGTAAGACTGCAACAGATACACGTACATTGTCCGTCTTAGGTGGATCGGTGGAAGAAAAACTTCCGGAGGGGGTACAGGCAGGTGCGAATTATATAAATGACACTGAGGTCACTTTGGTCTTGTTTGCTCCGAAGAAAAGTACAGTTCACGTAAAAGGAGATTTTACCGATTGGAAAATATCGAAGGACTATCAAATGAAGAAAGATGGAGATAATTTCTGGATCACTCTAAAGAATCTTGAACCTCAAAAGGAGTATTTTTTTCAATATGTGGTAGACGGTGCTATTATTGTAGCCGATCCGTATAGTGAAAAAATATCGGATGTGTATGATCAGTACATAACCGAAGATACCTATCCCGGTTTGGCTGATTATCCTACTGGTAAAACAGAAGGTCCGGTGACTGTTATTCAAACAGGACAGAAAAAATATGAATGGGAGATTAAGAACTTTAAGAGTGTAGACCGTTCCAACTTGGTGATTTATGAGATGTTGTTCCGTGATTTTACTGACAGTAGTAATATCAATGGAGCATTAGAAAAACTCGACTATCTGAAAGGTTTGGGTGTGACAGCAGTTGAGTTGATGCCTTGTCAGGAGTTCTCGGGGAATGATAGCTGGGGATACAACCCGAACTTCTATTTCGCAATGGATAAAGCCTATGGAACTACCGATATGTATAAGCAGTTTATTGATGAATGCCATAAGCGTGGATTAGCTGTCATTCTAGATGTCGTTTATAATCAGGCTGATCAGGAGATGCCTTACGTAAAGATGTATTTTGACGGTACAAATCCGACCAAAGACAATCCTTTCTTCAATGTCACTGCACCGCATCCTTATTCTGTCTTTTATGATTTCAACCATGAATCGGAGTATACGAAAGCTTTTGTGAAAAGAAACCTTAAGTTCTTGCTTGAAGAGTTCAATCTAGATGGGTTCCGTTTCGATTTGACCAAAGGCTTTACGAATAAACAATCGTCCGAAAGTACCGCAGGTAACTTTGATCAGAGCCGTATCGACATTTTGAAAGGATACAATGCTGCCGTAAAGGCGGTGAATCCGAATGCTTATGTGATTTTGGAACATTTCTGTGCTGTCTCCGAAGAGAATGTATTGGCAGAGGATGGTATGATGTTGTGGCGCAATATGAATTCTGCATTTCGTGAATCGGCCAAAGGAAATGCAGCCGATTTCTCAGGTTTGTATGCCGATGGGCAATCGATGCCGAAAGAGAGTCTGGTCGGATTCATGGAAAGTCATGATGAAGAGCGAATGGGTTATATGACAGGACTATCTCTGACACCCCGTTTGAAACAATTGGTATGTAACGCTGCTTTTGCTTTGGTTGTGCCAGGGCCTAAAATGATTTGGCAATTTGGTGAAATGGGATACGATGTTTCCATAGAATATAATGGTCGTACAGGCAAGAAACCTACCCATTGGGAATATTTGGAAGACAGCAAGCGCAAAGTGTTGTATGATACTTACTGCAAATTACTTGCACTGCGTCAGTCTTATCCCGACCTGTTCACTTCTTCAGTTGCCTTAACGATGAAAGTGGGTACTGATAACTGGTCTAATCGCTATTTGATGCTTTCGAAAGATGACAAGCATATTGTATTGGTTGGTAATTTGGGTAAAAGTGCATCGGACGATTCTTACCAGTTCCCGGTTGCAGGAACCTGGTATAATCTTATGGATGAAAGTACTATCGAAGTATCTTCCGCTACTGCACAAGTTCCGCTATCGGCTCATGAATTCCGTCTGTACACAAATTTCAAACCGGTTTTGACAGGTGTTGAGGAGAATATTGCGGCATTAGAACAGTTTTCTGCTTATTATGATCAGCAACGGGATGAACTTGTCATTGATGGTGAAGCAGCTCGAGTCGAGATTTTTACTATCTCCGGAATGATGGTACAACGACAGGATAATGTTTCTATACTCGGACTTTCCGTTCTGCCTTCCGGAAATTATATAGCCCGGATTGTAATGAATGACGGGGCTGTTAGCTCTTGTAAAATCATTAAATAA